From the Methanobacterium spitsbergense genome, one window contains:
- a CDS encoding MFS transporter, with product MTLFLKPYRKIFLMALILAILGISAYWFTYSWLPTYLQGRNLSVTKSALWIIVNQIGGIIGLISFGYVADRFGRRPAFS from the coding sequence ATTACATTATTTTTAAAACCTTATCGTAAAATATTTTTAATGGCATTAATACTTGCTATATTAGGTATTTCTGCATATTGGTTTACATATTCATGGTTACCTACATATCTACAAGGCAGAAATCTTTCAGTAACAAAATCTGCATTATGGATAATTGTAAACCAGATAGGAGGAATTATTGGCCTAATATCTTTTGGTTATGTTGCAGATAGATTTGGTCGAAGACCAGCATTTTCATAA
- a CDS encoding MFS transporter, whose translation MGLIMITVFWDNIANYPPLIFVFVFIIGIGTGIYGGYGPIVSELFPTEIRSTDMGAGFNLAKGTQFLTPILITLIAVQYGSGSGIFLGSIFALSVAIFIWTFPEIKAIDLENLEKQN comes from the coding sequence ATGGGGTTAATAATGATTACAGTATTTTGGGATAATATTGCAAATTATCCTCCGTTAATATTTGTGTTTGTGTTTATTATAGGTATAGGAACAGGTATTTATGGAGGATACGGTCCTATAGTTTCTGAATTATTCCCTACAGAAATAAGAAGCACGGATATGGGGGCGGGTTTCAATTTAGCCAAAGGCACCCAATTTTTAACACCTATTTTAATAACATTAATTGCAGTTCAATATGGATCGGGTAGCGGAATCTTTCTAGGATCTATTTTCGCTTTAAGTGTTGCCATATTTATATGGACTTTCCCCGAAATAAAGGCAATTGATCTAGAAAACTTGGAAAAACAAAATTGA
- a CDS encoding AAA family ATPase — protein MKKIGLLYVKGSLPMFETFGNLPTHILKNNGMVNGKKAHKELDGLIIPGGSIIESESVKKTLMIEIRKIEREGKFIFGMCSGFQLLANQTDIGRKSPCAIEKKGLGILDVSFSPMIGTDRVEAEIIDNSFLTEDLVGNKITGFHCHTYGNITGNAKPVLTSNVKRTDYTNDPRELLSGVRNDDGNVVGVMVHGALDENTSLVENILKFLDCKEDNILSIKNNNQKLLNQIKREVGIETGVKVKENISNDSYNDLYPRIIMIASTGSDSGKTFITTGLTGILKKRGYKVGVLKVGPDIRDIVPSLYLNKEKMERFSSIKIGSLGWKDLFDVLEDIKGHNYDIIIIEGVMSVFTGILNEKIPFSSAEIAMASNIPVLMVSPCNKGGIETAAVDIAAHVDRMDKLGINTAGVILNKVYDEKIAESTFKFIKSKTGIDFLTLVPKVKITERGNMPEVEIKLEDFCLNAMKTVEKYLDVNKILELAAKPKFKEYMKYKEILNRFSS, from the coding sequence ATGAAAAAAATAGGTCTTCTCTATGTAAAGGGTTCATTGCCAATGTTTGAAACCTTTGGAAATTTACCAACACACATTTTAAAAAATAATGGGATGGTTAATGGGAAAAAGGCACATAAAGAGTTAGATGGTTTAATAATCCCTGGTGGAAGTATAATTGAATCAGAAAGTGTAAAAAAAACTTTAATGATCGAGATCAGGAAAATAGAAAGGGAAGGTAAATTCATTTTTGGAATGTGCTCAGGATTCCAACTTCTTGCAAACCAAACAGACATTGGAAGAAAATCTCCATGTGCAATTGAAAAAAAGGGTCTTGGTATTTTAGACGTTTCATTCAGTCCAATGATAGGCACAGACCGAGTTGAAGCCGAAATTATTGATAATTCATTTTTAACAGAAGATCTGGTTGGAAATAAAATAACTGGGTTTCATTGCCACACCTATGGTAATATAACTGGAAATGCTAAACCAGTACTAACTTCAAATGTTAAAAGAACAGACTACACAAATGATCCTCGTGAACTACTTTCAGGAGTTAGAAATGATGACGGTAATGTTGTGGGAGTTATGGTTCACGGGGCCCTTGATGAGAATACATCATTAGTAGAAAATATCCTTAAATTTTTAGATTGTAAAGAAGATAATATTTTATCAATCAAAAACAACAATCAAAAACTCTTGAATCAGATTAAAAGGGAAGTGGGAATTGAAACCGGAGTTAAAGTTAAAGAAAATATTTCAAATGATTCATATAACGATTTATACCCTCGGATCATAATGATAGCCAGCACAGGTTCTGATTCTGGAAAAACATTCATTACAACGGGTTTGACAGGTATTCTAAAAAAAAGAGGTTACAAAGTAGGTGTTCTTAAAGTTGGTCCAGATATCAGGGATATCGTTCCTTCGTTATACTTGAATAAAGAGAAGATGGAAAGATTTTCATCAATTAAAATAGGATCTCTAGGATGGAAAGATTTATTTGATGTTTTGGAAGATATTAAGGGCCATAATTATGATATAATTATTATTGAAGGGGTTATGAGTGTTTTTACAGGAATTTTAAATGAAAAAATCCCATTTTCATCTGCCGAAATTGCAATGGCTTCAAATATTCCGGTTTTAATGGTTTCTCCATGTAACAAGGGAGGTATAGAAACAGCGGCAGTAGATATTGCTGCACATGTGGATAGAATGGATAAATTGGGCATAAACACGGCAGGTGTTATTCTCAATAAGGTCTATGATGAAAAAATTGCTGAATCTACTTTTAAATTCATAAAAAGTAAGACAGGAATTGACTTCCTGACACTAGTGCCAAAGGTCAAAATCACTGAAAGGGGAAATATGCCCGAGGTTGAAATAAAACTTGAAGATTTTTGTTTAAATGCAATGAAAACAGTAGAAAAATATTTAGATGTTAATAAAATTTTAGAATTAGCAGCAAAACCTAAATTTAAAGAGTATATGAAATATAAAGAGATTTTAAACAGATTTTCAAGTTGA
- the ribB gene encoding 3,4-dihydroxy-2-butanone-4-phosphate synthase translates to MINEALEALNNGEIVLVFDSDNRERETDMIVAAEFMTPQYMTQIRNDAGGLFCVPLSSENSDALGVPFMTDIMEIASSEYPVLGELNPNDIPYDEKSAFSITVNHRKTFTGITDNDRACTIKELALLCKNGKQNEFGKYFRAPGHVTLLRAAKGHVINRKGHTEMSIALMEMAGLTEVAVCCEMMDDKTGGSLPTEEAKKYAEEHGLVFMSGADLIKAYNDFKKSG, encoded by the coding sequence ATGATAAACGAAGCATTGGAAGCATTAAATAATGGAGAAATTGTATTAGTATTTGACAGTGATAACAGGGAACGTGAAACTGATATGATAGTTGCAGCAGAGTTCATGACCCCACAATACATGACCCAAATAAGAAATGATGCAGGTGGGCTTTTCTGCGTGCCCCTTTCCTCTGAAAATTCAGATGCATTAGGAGTGCCCTTCATGACAGATATAATGGAAATTGCAAGTTCAGAATATCCTGTGCTAGGGGAACTTAACCCAAATGACATTCCATACGACGAAAAATCAGCATTCTCAATTACAGTAAATCATAGGAAGACTTTCACAGGCATAACCGACAATGATCGTGCATGTACAATTAAAGAACTTGCATTACTATGCAAAAATGGAAAACAGAATGAATTTGGGAAATATTTCAGGGCCCCTGGACATGTAACTCTTCTTAGAGCAGCTAAAGGTCATGTTATTAACAGGAAAGGACATACTGAGATGAGTATTGCTCTGATGGAAATGGCAGGACTTACAGAAGTAGCAGTATGCTGTGAAATGATGGATGATAAAACTGGCGGTTCATTACCAACAGAAGAAGCAAAAAAGTATGCTGAAGAACATGGGTTGGTCTTTATGAGTGGTGCAGATCTCATAAAAGCATACAATGACTTTAAAAAGAGCGGATAA
- a CDS encoding CTP-dependent riboflavin kinase has translation MEIKGIITSGMGKGTYFMSQNFYIDQFFEKLHFKPFVGTLNIKIGTEEIAYIMDIPNEKFGIVHGEGKFGDVKYIKAVLNGKINGAILFPAKTKHTEDVIEFISNKNLRKYLNLKDGNQVSVKID, from the coding sequence ATGGAAATAAAAGGAATTATAACCTCAGGAATGGGAAAAGGCACTTACTTTATGTCTCAAAATTTTTATATTGATCAGTTCTTTGAAAAACTTCATTTCAAACCATTTGTTGGAACTTTGAACATAAAGATTGGAACAGAAGAAATTGCCTATATAATGGACATACCCAATGAAAAATTTGGCATAGTACATGGAGAAGGTAAATTTGGAGATGTTAAGTATATTAAAGCAGTTTTAAATGGTAAGATAAATGGAGCCATTTTATTTCCAGCAAAAACGAAGCATACAGAGGATGTTATAGAATTTATTTCAAATAAAAATCTCAGAAAATATTTAAACCTTAAAGATGGAAACCAAGTATCTGTTAAAATTGATTGA
- the sepS gene encoding O-phosphoserine--tRNA ligase — MIIYRTINYLNHHGGFVLKRKEIIKLARKDFEKAWVETAQTLKKPHHDNEYPRIHLETGKSHMLYNTIWELRQTYLNLGFNETVNPVFVDEEDIYKQFGPEAPAVLDRCFYLAGLPRPDIGIGMDKIEVIEEVGVQLNEEKIQSLKDIFRSYKKGDESGDDLVHDVSNALEVEDALGLRILENVFPELRELKPIPSRTTLRSHMTSGWFLTLQSLHNKDKLPIKLFSIDRCFRREQREDLSHLMTYHSASCVWADNDVNVDMGMAVSESVLEHFGFKKFKYMPDEKKSKYYIPGTQTEVYGYHPKLKEWVEVATFGIYSPIALSHYGIDKEVMNLGVGAERIAMILHNQTDVREMVYPQTYGKWFLSDRTLATMLCINYYPFSAEGRNLMDKLLSTARNNGNTPSPCQFTAFEGEFLGKNIKVTILEPEDGTKLLGPAAWNNIYIYDGNIVGVPETDINDEISLKAVENGISTGISYMDGVSAYAAYKIEEMIVSGAQELSIRTTLSKSISDVNLKLDKVALNYITGNNKVIDIRGPVFCTINCEVLE; from the coding sequence ATGATCATTTATCGCACAATTAATTATCTTAATCATCATGGGGGCTTTGTCCTGAAAAGAAAAGAAATAATAAAACTTGCAAGAAAAGATTTTGAAAAAGCATGGGTTGAAACAGCCCAAACCTTGAAAAAACCCCATCACGATAATGAATATCCAAGAATACACCTTGAAACGGGTAAATCCCATATGCTCTACAACACCATTTGGGAACTTAGACAGACTTATTTAAACTTGGGGTTCAATGAAACAGTAAATCCAGTTTTTGTTGATGAAGAGGATATATACAAACAATTTGGGCCTGAGGCACCTGCAGTTCTAGATCGATGTTTCTACCTTGCAGGACTTCCAAGACCAGATATTGGTATTGGAATGGATAAAATTGAGGTAATTGAAGAGGTGGGTGTTCAACTTAACGAAGAAAAAATTCAGTCTTTAAAAGATATTTTTAGAAGTTATAAAAAGGGAGATGAAAGTGGAGATGATCTAGTTCATGATGTTTCGAACGCACTCGAGGTTGAAGATGCTCTAGGACTCAGAATACTTGAAAATGTTTTCCCCGAGCTTCGCGAACTTAAACCCATTCCAAGTAGAACCACATTAAGATCCCACATGACATCAGGATGGTTTCTAACTCTTCAATCATTGCATAATAAGGACAAACTTCCAATCAAACTCTTTTCAATAGACAGATGTTTCAGAAGGGAACAGAGAGAAGATTTAAGCCACCTTATGACTTATCACTCAGCTTCATGTGTATGGGCAGATAATGATGTAAATGTTGACATGGGAATGGCTGTTTCAGAGAGCGTGCTTGAACATTTTGGTTTTAAAAAGTTCAAATACATGCCAGATGAGAAAAAATCTAAATACTATATTCCCGGTACACAGACTGAAGTTTATGGTTACCACCCCAAACTTAAAGAGTGGGTTGAAGTTGCAACCTTTGGAATTTATTCCCCTATTGCTCTGTCACACTATGGTATAGATAAAGAAGTAATGAATTTAGGAGTAGGAGCCGAAAGAATAGCCATGATACTTCACAATCAAACAGATGTTCGTGAAATGGTTTATCCCCAAACATATGGAAAATGGTTTTTGTCAGACAGGACCCTTGCAACAATGTTATGCATTAACTACTACCCATTCAGCGCTGAAGGAAGAAATTTAATGGACAAATTGTTGTCCACAGCAAGAAATAATGGAAATACCCCTTCACCATGCCAGTTTACTGCATTTGAAGGAGAATTCTTGGGAAAAAATATAAAAGTTACAATATTAGAACCAGAAGATGGTACTAAACTCCTTGGACCTGCAGCTTGGAACAATATTTACATATATGATGGTAACATTGTAGGAGTACCTGAAACAGATATAAACGATGAAATCTCTTTAAAAGCTGTTGAAAATGGAATTTCAACTGGTATTAGTTATATGGATGGTGTATCTGCATATGCAGCATACAAAATAGAAGAAATGATTGTTAGCGGAGCTCAAGAACTGAGTATTAGAACAACATTATCAAAATCAATATCTGATGTTAATTTAAAGCTAGATAAAGTAGCATTAAACTACATAACCGGTAACAATAAGGTTATCGATATCAGGGGCCCTGTGTTCTGCACTATAAACTGTGAAGTATTGGAATAA
- the tfrA gene encoding fumarate reductase (CoM/CoB) subunit TfrA, translated as MEKEIHECDVLVIGSGGAGCRAAIESRKYNLDVIIVSKGLSFKSGCTTLAEGGYNAAFGYVDSEDSVDSHFQDTMKGGAYLNDIELVEILVNEAKDRLMELENFGAIFDRQESGKLNQRAFGGQSFRRTCFQGDRTGHEMMMALKEEVTRQKIDTFDELMITSLLTDENSKKVIGAVGVSLRNSKIIIFKSKSTVIASGGAGWLYPVTSNAIQKTGDGYSLAYNVGADVLDMEQIQFHPTGMLYPASRRGVLITEAVRGEGGKLFNVKMERFMKNYDERGELATRDVVARAIYNEIREGRGTDNGGIYLDVTHLPNEIIEEKLETMLFQFMDIGIDIRKQAMEVAPTAHHVMGGARIKPNCETTVKNLYAAGEVTGGVHGANRLGGNALADTQVFGKRAGESAAKNALSSEFIFNELQVNQEEDRISNIFKEGEIYPHEIKTSLMETMWENVAIIRNENGLKSAMKKIEELQIKTLNMNVPEGRGFNKNLLDALEIKNMLTVASLVTQSALLRRESRGSHYREDYPETDERWKRSIVMNKNTDFSYLKRGLKSSCKFS; from the coding sequence ATGGAAAAAGAGATACACGAATGTGATGTTCTGGTTATAGGATCAGGCGGTGCAGGATGCAGGGCTGCAATAGAATCACGAAAGTATAATTTAGACGTTATAATAGTTTCAAAAGGCTTATCATTTAAATCAGGATGTACAACACTTGCTGAAGGAGGATATAATGCTGCTTTTGGATATGTTGATTCAGAGGACAGTGTAGATTCTCATTTTCAAGATACAATGAAAGGTGGGGCATATTTAAATGATATAGAACTGGTTGAGATACTTGTTAATGAAGCCAAAGACAGATTAATGGAACTTGAAAACTTTGGTGCAATCTTTGATAGACAAGAATCTGGAAAATTGAATCAAAGAGCCTTTGGTGGTCAAAGTTTTAGAAGAACTTGCTTCCAAGGGGATAGAACCGGCCATGAAATGATGATGGCTCTTAAAGAAGAAGTAACTAGGCAAAAAATAGATACTTTTGACGAATTGATGATAACATCTCTTTTAACGGATGAGAACAGTAAGAAAGTAATTGGGGCTGTTGGAGTATCCCTTAGAAATTCAAAAATAATTATTTTTAAATCTAAATCCACTGTAATTGCAAGTGGGGGTGCTGGATGGCTATATCCTGTTACATCAAATGCAATTCAAAAAACAGGGGATGGTTACAGCTTAGCATACAATGTTGGAGCTGATGTACTTGACATGGAACAAATCCAATTCCATCCAACAGGAATGTTGTATCCTGCATCTAGAAGAGGTGTTCTCATAACAGAAGCAGTACGTGGTGAAGGTGGAAAACTTTTCAATGTAAAAATGGAACGTTTCATGAAAAATTATGATGAAAGGGGTGAACTTGCTACACGTGATGTTGTTGCCCGTGCAATATACAACGAGATCAGAGAAGGAAGAGGAACAGATAATGGGGGTATCTATTTGGATGTCACACATCTCCCAAATGAAATTATTGAAGAAAAATTAGAAACAATGCTGTTTCAGTTCATGGATATTGGTATTGATATTAGAAAACAGGCAATGGAAGTAGCACCAACTGCACACCATGTTATGGGAGGTGCAAGAATCAAACCAAACTGTGAAACAACGGTGAAAAATCTTTATGCTGCAGGCGAAGTTACAGGAGGAGTACACGGTGCTAACAGACTTGGAGGAAATGCATTAGCAGATACACAAGTATTTGGTAAAAGAGCTGGAGAATCAGCTGCAAAAAATGCTCTTTCATCAGAATTTATTTTTAATGAATTACAAGTGAATCAAGAAGAAGATAGAATTTCAAATATCTTTAAAGAGGGTGAAATATATCCTCACGAAATTAAAACATCTCTCATGGAAACAATGTGGGAAAATGTGGCCATAATAAGAAATGAAAACGGTCTCAAATCAGCAATGAAGAAAATTGAAGAACTTCAAATTAAAACATTAAATATGAATGTGCCTGAAGGAAGAGGTTTTAATAAAAATCTATTGGATGCATTAGAAATAAAGAATATGTTGACTGTTGCATCACTTGTAACACAATCTGCACTTTTGAGACGTGAAAGCAGAGGATCTCATTACAGAGAAGATTATCCTGAAACAGATGAAAGATGGAAAAGAAGCATAGTAATGAATAAAAATACAGATTTTAGTTATTTAAAAAGAGGTTTAAAATCTAGTTGTAAATTTTCTTAA
- a CDS encoding PAP2 family protein, which yields MMENQQDQKFEQRFAKFISTITQPPLVSIPTFAIINYFLLGFNNSIFVTLICFIFGAFLPVLTSLTLIRKMKIDLDITDRSKRTLPLILAVCSYIIGFFVLYALSAPALTSALMFVYFSNTVIILLINFSWKISIHAMGVAGPTAALIYLFGIPGVIFGLIIPLVMWSRVKLSKHTPYQVLAGAVLGLIFTGVQLYYIVPLV from the coding sequence ATGATGGAGAATCAACAAGATCAAAAATTTGAACAACGATTTGCAAAGTTTATTTCAACTATAACACAACCTCCACTTGTATCCATACCCACATTCGCCATTATAAACTATTTTCTTTTAGGTTTTAACAATTCGATATTTGTTACTTTAATATGTTTCATATTCGGCGCTTTTTTACCTGTTCTAACTTCTCTAACTCTCATTAGAAAAATGAAAATTGATTTAGATATTACAGACAGAAGTAAAAGAACTTTACCACTTATTTTAGCAGTTTGTTCATATATAATAGGATTTTTTGTGCTCTATGCGCTTAGCGCTCCCGCACTAACATCAGCACTCATGTTTGTTTATTTCTCAAATACAGTGATAATTCTTTTAATTAACTTTTCGTGGAAGATTAGCATACATGCTATGGGTGTAGCTGGCCCTACAGCAGCTTTAATTTATTTATTTGGAATCCCTGGAGTTATTTTTGGCCTTATTATTCCGTTGGTTATGTGGAGTAGGGTAAAGCTCAGTAAACATACACCTTATCAAGTTCTGGCAGGCGCTGTTCTTGGTCTGATATTTACTGGTGTTCAGTTGTATTATATTGTTCCATTGGTTTAG
- a CDS encoding AIR synthase-related protein: MDIEGFVRRTLKDEDEKTVQKNLINKILEYKDIDNEKAKEMAAAVIDEVKCTLKIDSYPDESMKELIKYPESHVAMGEIGVGSRGAGDFFVHRKIAEIVSSTKSSAYISPSAQDDGGVVKSEVDSKEVYITTAVDGIHSRLSEYPFLGGFHVARATLRDVCVMGADPIAMLSDLHLADDGDVGKLFDFTAGVCAVSELVDVPLVAGSTLRVGGDMVLGDRLVSAVGAVGISQYPPTARKRAESGDVVLLTEGSGGGTITTTAIYHGMFDVVWETMDINFIKSSEAIFKAGLLPEVHAMTDVTNGGLRGDAHEITKTTGLGLTFYEDKIRGMVNPKVLDMLEKLDIDPLGVSVDSLMIIAPEDVASNVKKAISNVGVKISEIGFVDDTGVSKLIKEDGEEELKPLFREAAYTKIKKIVGDIEPEDFDIMKDKVQNATLEAIKKKDKIVKIISER; the protein is encoded by the coding sequence GTGGATATAGAAGGATTCGTAAGGCGAACACTAAAGGATGAAGACGAGAAAACCGTCCAAAAAAACCTAATAAACAAAATATTAGAATATAAAGATATTGATAATGAAAAAGCCAAAGAAATGGCTGCTGCAGTTATTGATGAGGTAAAATGTACGCTCAAAATCGATTCCTATCCTGATGAATCCATGAAGGAATTAATAAAATATCCTGAGTCTCATGTAGCGATGGGTGAAATTGGTGTTGGATCTCGAGGTGCAGGAGACTTTTTTGTACATAGGAAAATCGCAGAAATTGTTTCAAGTACCAAGAGTAGTGCATATATATCACCATCAGCACAAGACGATGGCGGAGTTGTTAAATCAGAAGTTGATTCAAAAGAAGTATATATTACAACTGCAGTAGATGGTATTCATTCAAGACTCAGCGAATATCCATTTTTAGGAGGTTTCCATGTTGCTAGGGCTACATTAAGAGATGTATGCGTTATGGGTGCAGATCCAATTGCTATGTTAAGTGATCTTCATCTTGCAGATGATGGAGACGTGGGAAAACTTTTTGACTTTACAGCAGGAGTTTGTGCAGTTTCTGAACTTGTAGATGTGCCTTTAGTAGCAGGTAGCACTCTAAGAGTCGGTGGAGATATGGTTTTGGGTGACAGACTTGTCAGTGCGGTTGGTGCTGTAGGAATATCACAATATCCTCCAACTGCTAGGAAAAGAGCAGAATCTGGTGATGTTGTACTTCTTACAGAAGGTTCCGGTGGAGGTACCATTACAACTACAGCCATCTATCATGGAATGTTTGACGTTGTATGGGAAACAATGGATATTAACTTTATAAAATCATCTGAAGCAATATTCAAAGCAGGGCTCTTACCAGAAGTTCATGCTATGACAGATGTTACAAATGGTGGTTTAAGAGGAGATGCTCATGAAATAACCAAAACAACAGGTTTAGGATTAACTTTCTATGAGGATAAAATCAGGGGAATGGTAAATCCAAAGGTATTGGATATGCTTGAAAAACTCGATATAGATCCTCTTGGTGTTTCTGTGGATTCATTGATGATTATAGCTCCTGAAGATGTTGCATCAAATGTTAAAAAGGCAATATCGAATGTTGGAGTTAAAATTAGCGAAATTGGATTTGTTGATGATACAGGTGTTTCAAAACTTATAAAAGAAGATGGAGAAGAAGAATTAAAACCTCTTTTCAGGGAAGCAGCATATACCAAAATAAAAAAAATTGTTGGAGACATAGAACCAGAAGATTTTGACATCATGAAGGACAAAGTTCAAAATGCTACCTTAGAAGCTATAAAAAAGAAGGATAAAATTGTAAAAATAATAAGTGAAAGATAA
- the hisH gene encoding imidazole glycerol phosphate synthase subunit HisH, with translation MIAIIDYGSGNLKSIKNGFSKVGTDAIISSSIKELNDAEALVLPGVGAFGNAIQNLCGYEKPINDHIDDGKPFLGICLGLQILFTSSEESPGIPGLDIFKGKVLHFPDSMKVDGFKIPQMGWNQLEIRNECPILNGVGSDFMYFVHSYYVDPDDKKIIAATVNYGIDVPAVVCLKNVFATQFHPEKSGEEGLKILKNFVDLVP, from the coding sequence ATGATTGCTATTATTGATTATGGATCGGGAAACCTTAAGAGCATTAAAAATGGTTTTTCAAAGGTAGGTACCGATGCTATTATTTCTTCTTCAATCAAAGAGCTAAATGATGCAGAAGCACTTGTACTACCTGGTGTCGGTGCATTTGGAAATGCTATACAAAATTTATGTGGTTACGAAAAACCTATAAATGATCATATCGATGATGGTAAGCCATTTTTAGGCATTTGTCTAGGTCTTCAAATTCTTTTTACTAGTAGTGAAGAAAGTCCGGGCATTCCTGGACTTGATATTTTTAAAGGGAAAGTTTTGCATTTCCCAGATTCTATGAAAGTAGATGGTTTTAAAATTCCTCAGATGGGCTGGAATCAGCTTGAAATAAGGAATGAATGTCCAATATTAAATGGAGTTGGAAGTGATTTCATGTACTTCGTTCATTCATATTATGTGGATCCTGATGACAAAAAAATAATAGCTGCAACTGTTAATTATGGTATTGATGTCCCTGCTGTTGTCTGTTTGAAAAATGTTTTTGCTACACAATTTCATCCAGAAAAAAGTGGAGAGGAAGGACTAAAAATACTCAAAAATTTTGTTGATCTAGTACCATAA